One part of the Prunus persica cultivar Lovell chromosome G5, Prunus_persica_NCBIv2, whole genome shotgun sequence genome encodes these proteins:
- the LOC18776302 gene encoding uncharacterized protein LOC18776302 — MMLKEKYLPLVSGWTHSGITCVIFLAVICCRTVASDVKNVKSDEHSVCWARVGHSYPLKCAFELFDSSFFNNTKILEIVKGQKEFNIPIFTANRKLVASVNGGLHDPSYLVFNSAWGSEQSQHVTKRFKYPSLSGIKKPRSEQDIAFMSILELGELIKTKQLTSKELTKFFLKRLKRYNHALEAVVTYTEELAYKQAKEADKLLAQGVYLGPLHGIPYGLKDIIAVPHYKTTWGSTSFKNQVLDIEAWVYKRLKSAGAVLVAKLVSGSLAYDDIWFGGRTRNPWNIEEFSTGSSAGPAASTSAGMVPFAIGSETAGSVTYPAARCGVTALRPTFGTVGRTGVMSLSESLDKLGPFCRSATDCAIILDAIRGKDPDDLSSRDILLDDPFSVDITKLTVGYLEDAEMEVVHVLASKGVNMIPFKLNYTVDSVQGILNFTMDVDMLAHFDEWQRSGKDDVYEAQEQWPTELRRARVIPAVDYVQAQRARGKLIREVRESFTVDAFIGNATDWERVCLGNLVGLPVIVVPTGFKNIPNPPPNNTTRRRTTITTGIYAPPERDHIALALAMAYQSVTNHHRQQPPIDDLGPNDPIPSSPTSS; from the exons AAGAGTGATGAGCACAGTGTTTGTTGGGCAAGAGTTGGTCATTCTTACCCACTTAAATGTGCATTTGAGTTGTTTGACTCCAGTTTCTTCAATAACACAAAG ATTCTGGAGATTGTGAAGGGTCAAAAGGAGTTCAACATCCCTATATTCACAGCTAATCGAAAATTAGTTGCTTCAGTGAATGGAGGTTTGCATGACCCGTCTTACTTGGTATTCAATTCTGCTTGGGGCAGTGAGCAATCACAGCATGTAACTAAAAGATTCAAGTACCCTTCTCTGTCTGGCATTAAAAAACCCAGAAGTGAACAAGATATTGCCTTTATGAGT ATTCTTGAATTGGGAGAGCTCATTAAGACAAAGCAACTTACATCTAAGGAGCTTACTAAATTTTTTCTGAAAAGACTTAAAAG GTACAATCATGCTCTTGAGGCGGTGGTAACTTATACCGAAGAATTAGCATACAAGCAAGCAAAAGAGGCTGATAAACTTCTTGCTCAAGGAGTATATTTGG GTCCTCTGCATGGGATTCCTTATGGTTTGAAGGATATAATTGCAGTTCCCCACTACAAAACAACTTGGGGTTCGACAAGTTTCAAAAATCAAGTTCTGGACATTGAAGCTTGGGTGTACAAGAG GTTGAAGTCTGCAGGGGCAGTTCTTGTTGCTAAGCTTGTTTCTGGATCACTGGCATATGATGACATCTGGTTTGGTGGTAGAACAAGGAACCCCTGGAATATCGAGGAGTTCTCTACAGGTTCATCAGCCGGACCTGCTGCCTCCACATCAGCTG GTATGGTACCATTTGCAATTGGATCAGAAACAGCTGGTTCTGTGACCTATCCTGCTGCACGCTGTGGAGTGACAGCATTGCGCCCAACATTCGGCACAGTTGGCCGAACTGGTGTAATGAGCTTATCGGAAAGCTTG GATAAGCTTGGCCCTTTCTGTAGAAGTGCCACAGATTGTGCAATTATTCTGGATGCCATTAGAGGAAAGGACCCAGATGATCTTTCATCAAGAGACATTCTCCTTGATGATCCATTTTCAGTTGACATTACAAAGCTTACTGTTGGATATCTAGAAGATGCTGAGATGGAG GTTGTTCATGTTCTTGCATCAAAAGGTGTAAATATGATCCCTTTCAAGCTAAACTACACAGTTGACTCTGTTCAAGGCATCCTAAATTTTACAATGGACGTGGATATGTTGGCTCACTTTGATGAGTGGCAGAGATCAGGGAAGGATGATGTTTATGAAGCTCAAGAACAATGGCCTACCGAACTCCGGCGTGCACGTGTAATTCCAGCAGTAGACTATGTGCAG GCACAAAGAGCAAGGGGAAAGTTAATCCGGGAAGTAAGAGAGAGTTTTACTGTGGATGCGTTCATTGGCAATGCAACTGACTGGGAAAGAGTTTGCTTGGGAAATCTAGTTGGTTTGCCTGTAATTGTTGTTCCAACAGGGTTTAAGAACATACCAAATCCACCTCCTAACAACACCACTCGAAGAAGAACCACTATCACCACCGGTATCTATGCTCCTCCTGAACGTGACCATATT GCTCTTGCACTTGCTATGGCTTACCAATCAGTCACCAATCACCATAGGCAGCAGCCTCCTATTGATGATCTTGGACCAAATGACCCAATCCCAAGTTCTCCCACATCATCGTAG